Sequence from the Helianthus annuus cultivar XRQ/B chromosome 13, HanXRQr2.0-SUNRISE, whole genome shotgun sequence genome:
TTAAAAGTGAACGTGTACGAAATGTGAAACGAATAAGCTTATTGGTAAGTGATAATGTTGGAATTATGTCGTATTGTTACCGTGGATGATATTGCCAATTGTAGAATCACAAAGCATTAGCATGTGAAAGTATGAGTATGTGTATATAATTGAACGATCAAGTGGTTGTAAACACATTTCGTTATGAGTAGGAAATTGTATATAGTGTCGATTGTATAGCCTAATATAATGTCGTGAATGTATGAGGTCAAGCCGAAAGTTAATCTGATAAACCGTTGACTTCGGATAGTCAACTACGCATACAAAACATTGCTAGACTTGTTGTCGCAATTGTAAGATTCTAGATAGTCTTATGGTACATGGTATATAAATACGTGTTATATGGAATGACATGATGGATTATACGGATTTGAAAGGTTGTGAAATCGGGTATATGTTCTATGCTTGTTAGGATTGACTAATGCAAGTTGAATGTAAAATTTTGCAAATGGTATGTTCATTATCGAGTACAATagtgtatgctaataagaataTGGAATCAAACCATATGTTAAAACGGTAAAAGAAGTTAACTCCTAGGCGAGTTCAAGATGCCCTCCTTTTTTCAGTTTTTCGGGGTGATATACATGCTACCTTAAACAATACTACTCATCTGAGTACTTGATTGCTATTATGTGACTATTGATTTATTAATGTTAAATAAATGTTGATTGAGGCTAAACAATTTGAAAAATGACGTAAGAGATTGAATGTATCCCCTAAGAGCGACGGTGTAGCCAACATAGAGTCTTATACCTGCAGTGTAAGCTTGTTTGGCTTTGAATCTGGCAATTGGCAGTGAAGTTCGCCtcatttttatgttttattaatgaTTGAAATTGATGTGTTTAGTTTCGCTAAAGTGTGACTTGATGTTGCCTATCAAAATGTTTAATTCAAAATGATAAATCCTTGGTTTTAGTTTAAAATATGACTGACTCAGCATAGCTATCTTTTTGACGTGCATGTAAGGTTGACAAGTTCATACTTCATGAGAAGCCCACAACATGGAATGGAGGCTCCCCTAGTTAGTGGTCTGACATCTTATCTACCCTAGTTGACCCTTGTATGTTAATAGAATTAATGATTTCTTCAAACTTGATGAATTGATGTAATTGATACTTAATGTTTTGATGCACTTTCCGTTATAATTAACGAATATTATTGATTTAAGAACTATGTTTTAATGTGATGATCCAACTGTGAGGTTTTCTGGGTTCAGGATCTTTCAATCAAAATTATTGTTCATGTCTATACAAGGAGTAATAACACGAAATGATCAAATCAGACTATCAGAACTATAATCCAGGATTCAACATTTACTTCTATCTACATGTCATTGAATGTGAAGTACATTGATTCCTGTAGtcgcatgttttttttttttttgtagttttaAAACGCGATACTATTTTATGTTCTTTGATTGATTCATCTTTCTAGACTTTAAACTTGCTCCGAAACCACCATAGGTTTTCTTTTTATTCACGATGTTGTAGGCAACATTCTTCCTCAAATACTTTCTCACGGCACCTAGAACCTGTTGATCCAATAATTCTCTATCCTTTTGTTCTCATCCTCTCATGTTATAATCATGAAAGGCTCAAACAATATCTTACATATGGTAAAAAAAAACCACATACACATACTTCTACACTTGTCTTTTTTCTTTGAAcaatttattttcttttaaacctTGTCGTCTATGAGACTTGAATCCAAAATGTTCGCTTTCTCAATTTAGGTGTTTAATGATTTTGTCTTTCCCAATAAACCACCACCCCCATTGGTTCAACCTTGTCTTTTGAAAACCAAAATCATGATCATCAaattgagttaaatgtcattttagtccctgtggtttgggtccttttgtcagtttagtccaaaggttttatttttcgcctgtgagtccaaaaaggtttcatcgttgccattttagtccactgggttaacttcatccattttttatgttaacgagatgggcaattcggtcattttatatgtaattgatctgttaactagaagggcaattcgtaggggtgttcaaaaccggatatccgaaaattcggatatccgaatttcggatatccgaaattttcagataccagatttcactatccgaatccgtatccgaaatttcggatatccgaatttcggatataagaaatttcggatacggattcggatagtaaatcggatatccgaaaatccaactttttatttaatttttatttttttattatttttttcatattcggaaacggatattttggatattttcggatatccgaatataagttttcggatatttttcggatatttcggatatttttcggatatttcggatatttttcggacattttcggatatttttcggatatttcggatatgttcggatacttcggatattcggatatccgaaaaaaatgaaaattaaattttcggatatttcggatatccgaaatatccgaaaattttgaaaatcactatccgaatccgaatccgaaaaattcggatatccgaatttcggatatccgaaatttcggatatccgatttttcggatatttcggattcggatatcggatatttcggatcggattttcggatacggatacttttgaacacccctagcaattcggccatataaaatgaccaaattgcccttctcgttaacaaaaagtAGATTAAGTTAACTCagttgactaaaatggcaacggtgaaacctttttgaatcCATAGGCGAAAAATAAAACTtttagactaaactgacaaaataactcaaaccATAGGAACGAAAATGGGATTTAAGTCCATCAAATTCATCAatctttttcttcacattttTTTGTCATTTGCTTTAAAACAAAAATGATTAAGGTAGACACACCCTTAGGGGACATGGGATGTGATGAGATGGCAGTCACTTGAAAATGGAAAATTTACACAGATTGAGGAGAAATACAGAGAAGAAAAACAAACAATTAGTTATGCAAAAGCAACCGAGGAAAATGGAAACCTTACGGAACATTGGAGCTATATTCCTTATTAAAATATACATATTATTAAATCAAAACTTAAGTTCTTAAGTACGCAAAGTTATTTTAGACCAAGATaatattctttttcttctctacAATTCTCCGATCAAAAAGATGATAAAAATGATACCTGTCACCCACTCTATACTATACAACCAAAATTAAAATGATCAAAACTATaaaaacttgtttaaaaattATTCCAACTCAATTTTATTAAACGAAATCATCCCCTAAACCCATAGATTCTTCTCCCTTGTTTGCAGGTTTGATTAACTTATAATTCTCTTCCTTAGTTTCTTCGCTGTCAGCATCATCCTTACCAAtgtcaccaccaccacaaccaccgtgTGTAAGCTCCTTAGCTCTCTCCGCTTCAACCACCCAATCCGTCCGCCCCAACACCACCAGCATCACCACCACACAAGACATCTGAGCCGCCAGCATCCCTAGCCACAACCCTTTAAAATCATATTTCAACCAGAATCCCAAAACCACAGCCACAGGCATGCCCACAAGATAAAAACATCCCAGGTTAATATTCGCCCCGATTTTCGGCCTGGCTGTCCCTCGCAAAACACCGCAACCGGTCGTCTGTGGGCAGTTTCCGAGCTCGCATAACCCGATTATCGGCAAAACCAACGATGTTAACGCTATGATATCTTTATCTTGTGTGAAAATAACCGCCCATAAGTTCCGTACACTGGTAGCAAACAAAAGAGCTGAAAAACCCAAAACAAAGCTGCAACATATTCCAACAACGGCTGCTAGTTTTGCTTTACGTGGTTGACCCGCTCCCAACTCGTTACCAACCCGAGTTGACACACTAAAACTCAAAGATGAGGGGAATATGTATATTAACGCGGTGGTTTGGATCAATATACCCATTGAAGCCACGGTGGCTTTAGGGTTAACTAGTAGCCCACATAACAAGATCATAATCTCGTACCACCACCATTCGAGACAGACTGATACACAACTCGGAAGCGCTAAGTTTAAAAGCATGTTCCAGTTTTTAAAACATGAGTTTGACATGCCTGCCCATGTTTTTTTGTAAACACCGGAGATTATTATGTAAAGGATTAAAGATGCTACGAAGTTGAAGTTGGTACAAACACTGCTGATAGCGACACCTTTGATTCCCATTTGAAGCTTTGTGACGAGAAAATAGTTGATGGGTATGTGAAGAatgattgaaaaagatgcacaATATGTTAATGGTAGGGTTATGGATTGAGAACGAAGGTAGATTCGTAATGGGTGTAAGAAAGATTGAAGGAAAAGGTCAGGGAGGTTATAAAGAAGATAGCTTTGTGCCATTGTGGCGATTTCTTGATCTTGCCCACAAAAAATCAAGATTTTTTTCATGCTGATCCACAAAATGGATATGGGTAATGAAGTGAAGAGTAGAAGGAGAATGGCTCTTTGTAAGCATAGGCCGAGACCTTTGTGTTTTCCGGCGCCAAACGCTTGGGCGCAAATGGGCTCCATTCCCATGGCAAGGCCAGAGAGAATGGAGTATCCGGTGATGTTGGCAAAGCCAACAGCGAGTGACCCCCCGGCGAGAGACAACTCGCCGAGGTGTCCAAGAAAAAGCATGGAGATCATTGACCGGGAATACATTAGTATCCCGGTCAGGATCATGGGAATTGCGATGTGGGATATCTCAATGGCTTCTTGGATTGCTAATGAGATTTGGGATTTGTGGGGCTTGACATGATTAAGTGTTGGTGGTGGTAATGTTGGTTGGTTGTTTTCAGTGGTTTTGGGGATCAAATGATTGAAGATTTCGGATTGTTCGTGGGTTGAGTCACATTTGACATAGGAATGTGATGAAGTTTGCTGACACATGATTCTGTTTTTGTATGTATTGAGAAAGAGGGAGTTGCAGGGGTTGAAGTGTAGGTGTCGTCGGTATTTATAGAAGCCCGAGTACGGCTTTAATATATTTGGTGGCTTTTGTCTATATCTAATTAGCTCATGGAccaaatttattttatatgtattATGTGTAATTGTAATATACTATATATGCTTCTTTGCATGCATGTATCTATCAATACATGTGGTGTTAATTAGTTGTAATATCAATATACCATGGAATAAATATACAActctttttatcaaacaaaaACAGAATGATGTCTAATTTGTACAATAAAAAATAATAGTAATATTCTTGTCATATGCAAATTGACAACAAGAGACAAAAACGGAATAAAAATAGTTAAGAAATAATAGTATCGTCGATGAAATGTAAGTTTGATTCCATATACAGTTTAGTAAAATTAATGATTATCATAAAatacataaattaaaaaaaaaaatagaaactgATAACGATTGTTCAAAGATAGGCTTACAAGTAT
This genomic interval carries:
- the LOC110898765 gene encoding protein DETOXIFICATION 49, whose amino-acid sequence is MCQQTSSHSYVKCDSTHEQSEIFNHLIPKTTENNQPTLPPPTLNHVKPHKSQISLAIQEAIEISHIAIPMILTGILMYSRSMISMLFLGHLGELSLAGGSLAVGFANITGYSILSGLAMGMEPICAQAFGAGKHKGLGLCLQRAILLLLFTSLPISILWISMKKILIFCGQDQEIATMAQSYLLYNLPDLFLQSFLHPLRIYLRSQSITLPLTYCASFSIILHIPINYFLVTKLQMGIKGVAISSVCTNFNFVASLILYIIISGVYKKTWAGMSNSCFKNWNMLLNLALPSCVSVCLEWWWYEIMILLCGLLVNPKATVASMGILIQTTALIYIFPSSLSFSVSTRVGNELGAGQPRKAKLAAVVGICCSFVLGFSALLFATSVRNLWAVIFTQDKDIIALTSLVLPIIGLCELGNCPQTTGCGVLRGTARPKIGANINLGCFYLVGMPVAVVLGFWLKYDFKGLWLGMLAAQMSCVVVMLVVLGRTDWVVEAERAKELTHGGCGGGDIGKDDADSEETKEENYKLIKPANKGEESMGLGDDFV